One part of the Thermococcus radiotolerans genome encodes these proteins:
- a CDS encoding CDC48 family AAA ATPase, whose translation MIFGKDEERYEKIKLRVAEALKRDVGRGIVRFDRKYQKQLGVEPGDIVELIGERTTAAIVANPHPDDRGLDIARMDGYIRRNAGVSIGDYVTVAKAEVQEAKKVVLAPAQKGVFIQIPGDMVKQNLLGRPVLKGDLIVASSRSEGGYYGGSPFDELLRGLFETMPIGFGELKFVVVNTVPRGIVQITYNTEVEVLPQAVEIREEAIPEVTYEDIGGLSDAIQKIREMVELPLKHPELFERLGIEPPKGVLLYGPPGTGKTLLAKAVANEANAHFIAINGPEIMSKFYGESEERLREIFKDAEENAPSIIFIDEIDAIAPKREEVVGEVEKRVVSQLLTLMDGLKGRGKVIVIAATNRPDALDPALRRPGRFDREIEVGVPDKKGRKEILQIHTRGMPLEPDYDKATVLKVLKELLKRETFERAKLERLIERVEAAKSDEEVKEALKSESEVYPEVRSRLIDRMLEEIAEKTHGFVGADLAALAREAAMVVLRRLINEGKISPEQERIPPEVLQELRVRKADFYEALKMVEPSALREVLIEMPNVRWEDVGGLEEVKQELKEAVEWPLKYPKAFQRLGIEPPRGVLLYGPPGTGKTLLAKAVATESEANFIGIRGPEVLSKWVGESEKRVREIFRKARQAAPTVIFIDEIDAIAPARGSDMSRVTDRLINQLLTEMDGIERNSGVVVIAATNRPDILDPALLRPGRFDRLILVPAPDEKARLEILRVHTKRVPLASDVNLRELAKKTEGYSGADIEALVREAALLAMRRIMAELPAELVEEESEEFLEKLRVSRRDFEEALKKVKPSITPYMVEYYRNFEESRKSRVEKRGGPDYYTF comes from the coding sequence ATGATTTTTGGTAAAGACGAGGAGAGGTACGAGAAGATAAAGCTCCGCGTTGCGGAGGCTTTGAAGAGAGACGTTGGAAGGGGAATAGTCCGCTTCGACCGGAAGTATCAGAAGCAGCTCGGCGTCGAGCCCGGCGACATTGTCGAGCTGATTGGAGAGAGGACTACCGCCGCGATAGTCGCGAATCCCCATCCCGACGACCGTGGACTGGACATCGCCAGGATGGACGGCTACATCAGGAGGAACGCCGGGGTGAGCATCGGCGATTACGTCACCGTCGCCAAGGCCGAGGTGCAGGAGGCGAAGAAGGTCGTGCTGGCGCCGGCCCAGAAGGGAGTTTTCATCCAGATACCCGGCGATATGGTCAAGCAGAACCTCCTGGGGAGGCCCGTTCTGAAGGGAGACCTCATCGTGGCAAGCAGCAGAAGTGAAGGCGGCTACTACGGCGGCTCACCCTTCGACGAGCTGCTCAGGGGTCTCTTCGAGACCATGCCCATCGGCTTTGGAGAGCTCAAGTTCGTCGTCGTGAACACCGTCCCGAGGGGCATAGTTCAGATAACCTACAACACCGAGGTCGAGGTTCTTCCGCAGGCGGTGGAGATACGCGAGGAAGCCATCCCGGAGGTCACCTACGAGGACATCGGCGGTCTGAGCGATGCGATTCAGAAGATACGCGAGATGGTCGAGCTGCCGCTCAAGCACCCGGAGCTCTTCGAGAGGCTCGGCATTGAACCGCCGAAGGGAGTTCTCCTATACGGCCCCCCTGGAACGGGCAAAACGCTCCTCGCAAAGGCTGTTGCAAACGAGGCCAACGCGCACTTCATCGCCATCAACGGGCCGGAGATAATGAGCAAGTTCTACGGTGAGAGCGAGGAGCGTCTCAGGGAGATATTCAAGGACGCCGAGGAGAACGCACCGAGCATCATATTCATCGATGAAATTGACGCCATCGCTCCGAAGAGGGAGGAGGTCGTCGGGGAGGTTGAGAAGCGCGTTGTCAGCCAGCTGCTCACGCTGATGGACGGCCTGAAGGGCAGGGGCAAGGTCATAGTCATCGCCGCCACCAACAGACCAGACGCCCTTGACCCGGCATTGAGAAGACCGGGCAGGTTCGACAGGGAGATCGAGGTAGGGGTTCCCGACAAGAAGGGCAGGAAGGAGATACTCCAGATACACACCAGGGGAATGCCCCTTGAGCCGGACTACGACAAGGCCACCGTCCTCAAGGTTCTCAAAGAGCTCCTGAAGAGGGAGACCTTCGAGAGGGCCAAGCTGGAGAGGCTCATCGAGAGGGTCGAGGCCGCAAAGAGTGACGAGGAGGTTAAGGAGGCCCTCAAGAGCGAGAGCGAGGTCTATCCCGAGGTCAGGAGCAGGCTGATAGACAGAATGCTAGAGGAGATAGCCGAGAAGACGCACGGCTTCGTTGGAGCCGACCTGGCCGCACTAGCCAGGGAGGCCGCCATGGTGGTCCTCAGGAGGCTCATCAACGAGGGCAAGATAAGCCCCGAGCAGGAGAGGATTCCTCCGGAGGTTCTCCAGGAGCTTCGCGTTAGGAAGGCGGACTTCTACGAGGCCCTCAAGATGGTCGAGCCTTCCGCTTTGAGGGAAGTCCTCATCGAGATGCCCAACGTCCGCTGGGAGGACGTCGGCGGGCTCGAGGAGGTGAAGCAGGAACTCAAGGAAGCCGTTGAGTGGCCCCTCAAGTACCCGAAGGCCTTCCAGAGGCTCGGAATAGAGCCGCCGAGGGGAGTTCTCCTCTACGGTCCGCCCGGAACGGGCAAGACCCTCCTCGCTAAGGCGGTCGCAACCGAGAGCGAGGCGAACTTCATCGGCATCCGCGGGCCGGAGGTGCTCAGCAAGTGGGTGGGCGAGAGCGAGAAACGCGTGAGGGAGATATTCCGCAAGGCCCGCCAGGCGGCTCCGACGGTGATATTCATCGACGAGATTGACGCGATAGCCCCCGCCAGGGGAAGCGACATGAGCAGGGTCACCGACAGGCTCATCAACCAACTGTTGACTGAGATGGACGGCATAGAGCGCAACAGCGGTGTGGTCGTCATAGCCGCAACAAACAGGCCGGACATCCTTGATCCAGCTCTGCTGAGGCCCGGACGCTTTGACAGGCTCATACTAGTTCCGGCACCGGACGAGAAGGCCAGACTGGAGATACTCAGGGTTCACACGAAGCGCGTCCCACTGGCGAGCGATGTGAACCTCCGCGAGCTAGCGAAGAAGACGGAAGGCTACTCCGGAGCAGACATAGAGGCCCTCGTGAGGGAGGCAGCGCTGCTGGCGATGCGCAGGATAATGGCCGAACTCCCGGCGGAGCTGGTCGAGGAGGAGAGCGAGGAGTTCCTTGAGAAACTCAGGGTTTCAAGGAGGGACTTCGAGGAGGCCCTCAAGAAGGTCAAGCCGAGCATAACGCCCTACATGGTCGAGTACTACAGGAACTTCGAGGAGAGCAGAAAGTCGAGGGTCGAGAAGAGGGGAGGGCCCGACTACTACACCTTCTGA
- a CDS encoding metallophosphoesterase family protein: MLIALISDIHSNLEALKAVWREVKSADAVLCMGDLVGYGASPNEVVDFVRKQMEKRTFLCVRGNHDNAIAFGAEWGFNPYARQAVRWHQRVMTIENLEFLRRLPIRQLFTDDAGRSYLLIHGSPRAPIDEYLFPWFSDEEFRAVLSYVRQDDLLVGHTHVPMLRVIDGRRIINPGGVGQPRDGDWRAAYALIDTEKEPPDNVEFYRVEYDVDSAAEKIIEAGLPRFLAMRLYEGY, encoded by the coding sequence ATGCTCATCGCCCTCATCTCCGACATCCACTCGAACCTTGAAGCTTTAAAGGCGGTCTGGCGGGAGGTAAAGAGCGCCGACGCCGTTCTCTGTATGGGAGACCTGGTCGGCTACGGGGCGAGCCCAAACGAGGTCGTTGACTTCGTCCGGAAGCAGATGGAGAAAAGAACCTTCCTCTGCGTCCGCGGCAACCACGACAACGCGATAGCCTTTGGGGCGGAGTGGGGCTTCAATCCGTACGCGAGGCAGGCGGTGAGGTGGCACCAGCGGGTGATGACGATCGAGAACCTTGAGTTCCTCAGGAGGCTTCCGATAAGGCAGCTCTTCACCGACGATGCCGGCAGGAGCTATCTCCTCATCCACGGCTCGCCGAGAGCCCCCATAGACGAGTACCTCTTTCCCTGGTTTTCTGACGAGGAGTTCAGGGCGGTTCTGAGCTATGTCAGGCAGGACGACCTCCTCGTCGGCCACACCCACGTGCCCATGCTGAGGGTGATAGACGGCAGGAGGATCATCAACCCCGGCGGCGTGGGCCAGCCCAGGGACGGAGACTGGAGGGCAGCCTACGCGCTTATCGACACCGAAAAAGAGCCCCCAGACAACGTTGAGTTTTACAGGGTGGAGTACGATGTCGATTCTGCCGCGGAGAAGATAATAGAAGCGGGACTTCCGAGGTTCCTGGCCATGAGACTCTACGAGGGGTATTAA
- the serS gene encoding serine--tRNA ligase yields MLDIKLIRENPDLVKGDLIKRGELEKLKWIDEILELDRKWRENLKRINALRKERNQLAVQIGKRKKAGEPIDDLLAKSNEIVKQIEELEKEVEELRKQIDYYLWRLPNITHESVPIGKDDSENVPIRFWGKARVWEGFLESFKEQSLGKMEYEVLDWRPRLHVDMLELLRGADLERAAKVSGARFYYLMNELVILDLALLRFALDKLIEKGFVPVIPPYMVRRFVEEGVTSFGDFEDVIYKVEGEDLYLIPTAEHPLAGLHANEIIEGKDLPLLYVGVSPCFRKEAGTAGKDTKGIFRVHQFHKVEQFVYAKPEESWEWHEKLIQNAEEIFQELGIPYRVVNICTGDLGYVAAKKYDIEAWMAGQGKFREVVSASNCTEWQARRLNIRYRDKTHEKPKFLHTLNSTAIATSRAIVAILENFQTEEGVVKLPRAIWKYTGFKEILPAHMKERCCQD; encoded by the coding sequence ATGCTGGACATAAAGCTCATCCGTGAAAATCCCGACCTCGTTAAGGGCGACCTCATAAAGCGCGGCGAGCTTGAGAAGCTCAAGTGGATAGACGAGATTCTGGAGCTCGACAGGAAGTGGCGCGAGAACCTGAAGAGGATAAACGCCCTCAGGAAGGAGCGCAACCAGCTTGCCGTCCAGATAGGCAAGCGCAAGAAGGCGGGAGAGCCGATAGACGATTTGCTGGCTAAAAGCAACGAGATAGTCAAGCAGATCGAGGAACTTGAGAAAGAGGTTGAAGAGCTGAGGAAGCAGATAGACTACTACCTCTGGCGCCTGCCGAACATCACCCACGAGAGCGTTCCCATAGGTAAGGACGACAGCGAGAACGTTCCAATAAGGTTCTGGGGTAAGGCCCGCGTTTGGGAGGGCTTCCTTGAGAGCTTTAAGGAGCAGAGCCTCGGAAAGATGGAGTACGAAGTCCTCGACTGGAGGCCGAGGCTCCACGTTGACATGCTTGAACTCCTGCGCGGTGCCGACCTTGAGAGGGCCGCCAAGGTCAGTGGTGCAAGGTTCTACTACCTCATGAACGAGCTGGTTATCCTCGACTTAGCATTGCTCCGCTTCGCCCTCGACAAGCTCATCGAGAAGGGCTTCGTCCCAGTCATACCGCCCTATATGGTCAGGCGCTTTGTTGAGGAAGGCGTCACGAGCTTCGGGGACTTCGAGGACGTTATCTACAAGGTCGAGGGTGAGGACCTCTACCTCATCCCGACGGCCGAGCACCCGCTTGCCGGCCTTCACGCCAACGAGATAATCGAGGGGAAGGACTTGCCCCTCCTCTACGTCGGCGTTAGCCCCTGCTTCAGGAAGGAGGCCGGAACGGCAGGAAAGGACACGAAGGGAATCTTCCGCGTTCACCAGTTCCACAAGGTCGAGCAGTTCGTCTATGCGAAGCCCGAGGAGAGCTGGGAGTGGCACGAGAAGCTCATCCAGAATGCGGAGGAAATATTCCAGGAGCTTGGGATTCCCTACCGCGTTGTGAACATCTGCACCGGCGATCTGGGATACGTTGCGGCAAAGAAGTACGACATCGAGGCCTGGATGGCCGGCCAGGGCAAGTTCAGGGAGGTTGTCAGCGCGAGCAACTGCACCGAGTGGCAGGCGAGAAGGCTGAACATCCGCTACCGCGACAAGACCCACGAGAAGCCCAAGTTCCTCCACACTCTCAACTCGACTGCCATAGCGACGTCGAGGGCGATAGTGGCGATACTCGAGAACTTCCAGACGGAAGAGGGCGTCGTGAAGCTCCCGAGGGCGATCTGGAAGTACACGGGCTTCAAGGAGATACTGCCGGCCCACATGAAGGAACGCTGCTGCCAGGATTGA
- a CDS encoding molybdenum cofactor synthesis domain-containing protein gives MAFLKVVSLEKALQVINSFPLEPEIESVPLSEALGRVLAEDVTSPINVPPFDRATVDGYAVRAEDTFMASESEPIRLKVVGEINAGDTPAIELKPGESVYISTGAPLPRNADAVIQFEDVNRDGEEVVIYKPAYPGLGVMKAGTDIPRGKTILKRGTRLTFKDTALLSAVGFSEVKVFRKPKVAVISTGNEVVLPGTELRYGQIYDINGRAIVDAVRELGGEALFLGIARDDRESLKALIEKGIECCDMVILSGGASGGIRDLTSSIIEELGEIKIHGIAIQPGKPTIIGLINGKPVFGLPGYPTSCLTNFTLLVAPLLRKLLGRESEIRKVRKKLAHKVFSVKGRRQFLPVRIEGEKALPILKGSGAVTSFVDADGFIEVPENVEILPAGEEVEVTFFG, from the coding sequence ATGGCGTTCCTGAAGGTCGTTTCCCTGGAGAAAGCTCTCCAAGTCATAAACTCATTTCCCTTGGAGCCAGAAATCGAAAGCGTTCCTCTGAGCGAGGCCCTGGGCAGGGTTTTAGCCGAGGACGTGACATCACCGATAAACGTCCCGCCCTTCGACCGCGCCACGGTCGACGGCTACGCCGTAAGGGCTGAAGACACCTTCATGGCGAGCGAGAGTGAGCCGATTAGACTGAAGGTCGTTGGGGAGATAAACGCTGGGGACACTCCAGCGATAGAGCTCAAGCCCGGCGAGAGCGTTTACATCTCCACGGGCGCGCCCCTGCCCAGGAATGCCGATGCGGTTATACAATTCGAGGACGTGAACAGGGATGGAGAGGAGGTCGTCATCTACAAGCCGGCCTACCCGGGTCTCGGCGTCATGAAGGCCGGAACTGACATCCCGAGGGGGAAGACCATTCTCAAACGCGGAACGAGGCTGACCTTCAAGGACACCGCGCTTCTCTCGGCGGTCGGTTTCTCGGAAGTCAAAGTCTTCAGGAAGCCCAAGGTTGCCGTGATAAGCACCGGAAACGAAGTGGTTCTTCCCGGGACTGAGCTGAGGTACGGGCAGATATACGACATAAACGGCCGCGCCATAGTGGACGCGGTCAGGGAGCTCGGTGGCGAGGCTCTCTTCCTCGGCATAGCCAGGGACGACCGTGAGAGCCTCAAGGCGCTCATCGAGAAGGGAATCGAGTGCTGCGACATGGTAATCCTCAGCGGTGGTGCGAGCGGTGGAATAAGGGACCTGACCAGCTCAATAATCGAGGAGCTCGGCGAGATAAAGATTCACGGCATAGCGATTCAGCCGGGTAAGCCGACGATAATCGGCCTGATCAACGGAAAGCCGGTCTTTGGTCTGCCTGGATATCCAACCAGCTGTCTGACCAACTTCACCCTGCTCGTTGCGCCGCTCCTAAGAAAGCTTCTCGGAAGGGAGAGCGAGATCAGAAAGGTCAGGAAGAAGCTCGCCCACAAGGTCTTCTCCGTCAAGGGCAGGCGTCAGTTCCTGCCGGTCAGGATAGAGGGCGAAAAAGCCCTACCCATACTCAAGGGCAGCGGCGCGGTCACGAGCTTCGTGGATGCCGACGGTTTCATCGAGGTTCCAGAGAACGTTGAAATACTTCCGGCGGGGGAGGAAGTAGAAGTTACGTTCTTTGGATGA
- the acs gene encoding acetate--CoA ligase alpha subunit, with protein MDGNLEALFRPKSIAVIGASEKPGKIGYAVMRNLVEYGYDGKIYPVNVKGVEIEINGRKFQSYKSILDVPDEVDMAVIVVPAKFVPQVIEECGQKGVKVLPIITSGFGELGEEGKKVERQIVETAHKYGMRILGPNIFGVVYTPAKMNATFGPTDVMPGNLALISQSGALGIALMGWTILEKVGLSAVVSIGNKSDIDDADLLEFFKTDDNTKAILIYMEGVKDGRRFMDVAREVSREKPIIIIKAGRSERGAKAAASHTGSLAGADKIYEAAFKQSGVLRALTIGEAFDWARTLSNLPEPEGENVVILTNGGGIGVMATDAAEEEGLHLYDNLEDLKVFANHMPPFGSYKNPVDLTGMAGAEAYEGAVRDALANPNMHAIAVLYCQTAVLDPRDLAKIVIREYNESGRKKPLVVAIVGGIEAKEAIDMLNEEGIPAYPEPERAIKALAALYRWSNWKARQKKE; from the coding sequence ATGGATGGAAACCTGGAGGCTCTCTTCAGACCCAAGAGCATCGCCGTCATCGGCGCTTCTGAGAAACCGGGCAAGATAGGATACGCTGTTATGAGAAACCTCGTTGAGTACGGCTACGATGGCAAAATCTACCCAGTCAACGTCAAGGGTGTTGAGATCGAGATAAACGGAAGGAAGTTCCAGTCATACAAGAGCATCCTCGACGTTCCGGACGAGGTTGACATGGCCGTTATCGTCGTTCCGGCCAAGTTCGTTCCGCAGGTTATAGAGGAGTGCGGGCAGAAGGGTGTTAAGGTCCTCCCGATCATAACCTCGGGCTTCGGCGAGCTCGGCGAGGAGGGCAAGAAGGTCGAGAGGCAGATAGTCGAGACCGCCCACAAGTACGGCATGAGAATCCTCGGCCCGAACATCTTCGGTGTCGTCTACACACCCGCCAAGATGAACGCCACCTTCGGCCCGACCGACGTCATGCCGGGCAACCTGGCCCTCATCAGCCAGAGCGGCGCGCTGGGAATAGCCCTCATGGGCTGGACGATCCTCGAGAAGGTCGGTCTCTCAGCCGTCGTTAGCATCGGAAACAAGAGCGACATCGACGACGCCGACCTGCTCGAGTTCTTCAAGACCGACGACAACACCAAGGCAATCCTCATATACATGGAGGGCGTCAAGGACGGAAGGCGCTTCATGGACGTCGCGAGGGAGGTCAGCAGGGAGAAGCCGATTATCATCATCAAGGCGGGAAGGAGCGAGCGCGGTGCCAAGGCTGCGGCTTCGCATACCGGTTCCCTCGCCGGCGCCGACAAGATATACGAGGCCGCCTTCAAGCAGAGCGGTGTTCTCCGCGCCCTCACCATAGGCGAGGCCTTCGACTGGGCCAGGACCCTGAGCAACCTTCCGGAGCCCGAGGGAGAGAACGTCGTCATACTCACCAACGGTGGTGGAATCGGAGTTATGGCCACCGATGCGGCCGAAGAGGAGGGACTGCACCTCTACGACAACCTCGAGGACCTCAAGGTCTTCGCCAACCACATGCCGCCCTTCGGTTCCTACAAGAACCCGGTTGACCTCACCGGTATGGCGGGCGCCGAGGCCTACGAGGGTGCCGTTCGCGACGCACTCGCCAACCCGAACATGCACGCCATAGCGGTGCTCTACTGCCAGACCGCTGTGCTCGACCCGCGCGACCTGGCCAAGATAGTCATCCGCGAGTACAACGAGAGCGGCAGGAAGAAGCCCCTCGTCGTTGCCATCGTCGGCGGCATAGAGGCCAAGGAAGCCATCGACATGCTCAATGAGGAAGGAATCCCGGCCTATCCGGAGCCGGAGAGGGCCATAAAGGCTCTGGCAGCGCTCTACCGCTGGAGCAACTGGAAGGCCAGGCAGAAGAAGGAGTGA
- a CDS encoding ATP-binding protein → MIERETWAEIVLDYRSLPFEGIEREIEVKVPNTQMAVAIIGPRRVGKTYLMRQIIEELRSEGVPEESIAYVNLEDPRLVGASLEDLMTLLEVLREMGGEKLHIFLDEVQVAEGWERFVRYLLDTGHMVFISGSSSKLLSKEIATQLRGRSIAVRVFPFSFREVLRAKRFPLKRYLSSSEKARLRVLLGEYLEWGGYPEVVLNPQVKIEVLKGILDLAIYRDIVERWEVRNVSALRLLLKVLARSSHITLTKAYSTMKSLGISIGKGTLSDYFEYLGDAFILHRLPPYVKSYKKAELLGFKPYLIDNGLLRIMGVKDRGRLLENLVMVELLRRGFEPGEDLFYVPGDGWEVDFLAGDELIQVSYELHSLNRERELGTLRKAEKKIDAEKLTVITFTDKESIKLNEKRIEVIPLHEWLLR, encoded by the coding sequence ATGATTGAGAGAGAAACCTGGGCCGAGATCGTTCTCGACTACCGTTCGCTTCCTTTCGAGGGGATAGAGAGGGAAATAGAGGTAAAAGTTCCCAACACCCAGATGGCTGTGGCAATAATCGGGCCGAGGAGAGTTGGCAAGACTTACCTCATGCGCCAGATTATTGAGGAACTTAGATCGGAGGGTGTCCCTGAGGAGAGCATCGCCTACGTAAACCTCGAAGATCCCAGGCTCGTTGGAGCTTCCCTTGAGGATTTGATGACCCTGCTCGAAGTCCTAAGGGAGATGGGCGGGGAAAAGCTCCACATCTTTCTCGACGAGGTCCAGGTAGCTGAGGGCTGGGAGCGCTTCGTCCGCTACCTCCTCGACACCGGTCATATGGTCTTTATTTCCGGCTCTTCTTCAAAGCTCCTCTCGAAGGAGATAGCGACCCAACTTAGAGGACGCTCCATAGCGGTTCGCGTTTTTCCCTTCTCGTTTCGGGAGGTTTTGAGGGCAAAGAGATTCCCGCTTAAGCGTTATCTTTCGAGTAGCGAGAAGGCGAGACTCAGGGTGCTCCTCGGGGAGTATCTCGAATGGGGAGGCTACCCCGAAGTCGTGCTGAACCCCCAAGTGAAAATTGAAGTCCTAAAGGGAATCCTTGACCTCGCAATATACCGCGACATCGTGGAGCGCTGGGAAGTCAGAAACGTCTCCGCTTTACGGCTGCTCCTGAAAGTCCTCGCCCGCTCAAGCCACATTACGCTCACCAAGGCCTACTCAACTATGAAAAGCCTCGGAATATCGATAGGCAAGGGGACTCTCTCTGATTACTTCGAATACTTGGGTGATGCTTTCATACTGCATCGCCTTCCTCCCTATGTGAAATCCTACAAGAAGGCCGAACTACTTGGCTTCAAGCCCTACCTTATTGATAACGGCCTCCTTCGTATTATGGGGGTCAAGGACAGAGGGAGGTTGCTCGAAAACCTTGTCATGGTCGAGCTTTTGAGGAGGGGCTTTGAGCCGGGAGAAGATCTGTTCTACGTCCCTGGAGATGGATGGGAGGTCGATTTCCTGGCTGGAGACGAGCTAATTCAAGTTAGCTATGAGCTCCATTCGCTCAACAGGGAGCGCGAGCTTGGGACACTCCGGAAGGCTGAGAAGAAAATTGACGCTGAAAAGCTCACAGTCATAACTTTCACGGATAAAGAGAGCATTAAGCTGAACGAAAAGAGAATTGAGGTCATCCCGCTCCACGAGTGGCTCCTTCGCTAA
- a CDS encoding PRC-barrel domain-containing protein — MVKIIASKLRDVELITDTGIRLGWVYDLSFDEETGDILVIVAEPDEDLDTSEFVTDHEGLLLIPVSAVKSIGEVIIIDSGKLAVKSKLRRVGTIKRKLTEEESRTLGE; from the coding sequence ATGGTCAAGATAATAGCCTCCAAGCTTAGGGACGTGGAGCTGATAACCGACACGGGTATAAGGCTCGGCTGGGTCTACGACCTCAGCTTCGATGAGGAAACCGGCGATATTCTTGTGATAGTTGCCGAGCCCGATGAGGACCTCGATACGAGCGAGTTTGTCACCGATCACGAGGGTCTTCTCCTCATCCCTGTGAGCGCAGTTAAGAGCATCGGAGAGGTAATCATAATAGACTCGGGCAAGCTCGCGGTCAAGTCCAAGCTCAGAAGGGTCGGCACGATAAAGAGGAAACTCACGGAGGAAGAGTCGAGAACCCTTGGGGAGTGA
- a CDS encoding phosphate-starvation-inducible PsiE family protein, which produces MRENPTKIERKILRWLSTLFDLVVIILGALTMLYVIKMLWSFGIESIRNGLTPEDALHSIVLVLIFLEIFEIISMYIVYHHVPMKNVVEIGVLALVKELLVTLDLTELGWQMLMAIAVLIAAMGWVYTRERRREDAHEHFLIEHGIKTGEESVED; this is translated from the coding sequence ATGAGGGAAAACCCGACTAAGATTGAGCGAAAAATTCTGAGGTGGCTGAGCACCCTTTTCGATCTCGTCGTCATAATCCTCGGTGCGCTGACCATGCTCTATGTCATAAAGATGCTGTGGAGTTTTGGCATCGAGTCCATCAGAAACGGTCTTACCCCCGAGGATGCCCTGCACAGCATAGTGCTGGTCCTCATATTCCTGGAGATCTTCGAGATAATCTCAATGTACATAGTATACCACCATGTTCCGATGAAGAACGTCGTGGAGATAGGCGTGCTGGCGCTCGTGAAGGAGCTCCTCGTGACTTTAGACCTGACCGAACTCGGATGGCAGATGCTCATGGCCATCGCCGTTCTGATAGCCGCGATGGGCTGGGTCTACACGAGGGAGAGGCGGCGCGAAGATGCCCACGAGCACTTCCTCATAGAGCATGGAATTAAAACGGGAGAGGAGAGCGTGGAGGACTGA